GGCCGCCTTTTCTAATTCACGCACGTAAGGCGGATTAGACACTATAATATCAAATTCTTCCTGCAAGGTTTCTATATCTAAAATACTTTCTTGGATAAAGTCGATAGCAACCTTATTTAACCTTGCATTCTGCTTTGCTACTGCAATAGCTTTTCCTGAAACATCTAAGGTATATACTTTCGAGTTTGGTAAATGTTTAGCCAGCGAGATAGGGATACATCCACTTCCAGTGCCTATGTCTAATATTTTTAATTTAGAGTGATGATCTTCAATATCGCCTAAAATCCAACGAACCAATTCTTCCGTCTCAGGTCTTGGTATCAACACATGTTCATTAACTATAAATTCCAAATCCATAAATTCCGTTTTACCAATAATATATTGAACAGGAACATGAAGTTTTAATTTACTCAAAGCTTCAAACAAAGGAGATTCATCTTCTTTAGCAACAATTAAATTAGGCTCCATTGCTAATACGAAGCGTTGTAACCCTAAATAATGTTCTATAAGCATATAAAAAAAACTATTTACTTCTTCTTTTTGATATGAAGCATCTAGCTCTTGGTGAAATATATTTTTAATTTCTTTTAAAAGCATACCCTCTTATTTTAAATCCTTCAACATCCAAACGGGACAAGAGAAATGACCTGTATTTCCCATAGGAGCTTCTAAATATTCAAAACCAGATTTCTTATATAATTTCTGAGCCGCTTCCATATAAGGCATCGTTTCTAAATACATTTTATCAAAACCATATTCTTTTGCTTTCTCTATGCAAGCATTTATCATTTGCGCCCCTACTCCT
This genomic stretch from Cellulophaga algicola DSM 14237 harbors:
- the prmC gene encoding peptide chain release factor N(5)-glutamine methyltransferase → MLLKEIKNIFHQELDASYQKEEVNSFFYMLIEHYLGLQRFVLAMEPNLIVAKEDESPLFEALSKLKLHVPVQYIIGKTEFMDLEFIVNEHVLIPRPETEELVRWILGDIEDHHSKLKILDIGTGSGCIPISLAKHLPNSKVYTLDVSGKAIAVAKQNARLNKVAIDFIQESILDIETLQEEFDIIVSNPPYVRELEKAAMNANVLKYEPGLALFVADNNPLLFYKKITDFAAHNLVKKGKLYFEINQYLGKETELLLGEHNFSDIELRQDVFGNDRMLKGIKK